From the Halorhabdus utahensis DSM 12940 genome, one window contains:
- a CDS encoding ABC transporter ATP-binding protein, with product MATEEPTQYGRQVSTEDHILEVEDATVRFDLDRGQSTVLDHASLDIRRNEIIGIVGESGSGKSMFAASLLDVVEDPGLLTGEITYYPENPKTLPQGITTDADGAVKILDLNKEQKRRYRWEEAAMVFQGAMSSFNPTMKIGAHFKETIRAHNADLDERMTHARDLFDALHLDADRVFGSYPHELSGGMKQRALIALSLVLEPEMLVMDEPTAALDMLMQRSIIAMLRELQDEFELTILFITHDLPLVAGLADRLAVLYAFEFVEVGSAYKVLKNASHPYTRALLRSLPSIDSVVEEMQPIEGAAPDPVSIPSGCRYHPRCPIADEQCTVEDPDLMDVEDEQVAACFYPEESRETITYSLHSGVVEEDM from the coding sequence ATGGCAACCGAAGAACCGACGCAGTACGGCCGACAGGTATCGACTGAGGACCACATCCTCGAGGTCGAGGACGCGACCGTGCGCTTCGACTTGGATCGCGGACAGTCGACGGTACTGGATCACGCCAGCCTCGACATCCGCCGCAACGAGATCATCGGAATCGTCGGCGAGTCCGGGTCCGGGAAGTCGATGTTCGCCGCGTCGCTGCTCGACGTGGTCGAGGATCCCGGCTTGCTGACTGGCGAGATTACCTACTACCCGGAGAACCCGAAGACCCTCCCGCAAGGGATCACGACCGACGCCGACGGCGCGGTCAAGATCCTCGACCTGAACAAAGAACAGAAGCGGCGCTACCGATGGGAGGAGGCCGCGATGGTCTTCCAGGGCGCGATGAGTTCGTTCAACCCCACCATGAAGATCGGGGCCCACTTCAAGGAGACCATCCGCGCGCACAACGCGGATTTAGACGAGCGAATGACCCACGCACGGGACCTCTTCGACGCGTTGCACCTCGACGCGGACCGGGTGTTCGGGTCCTACCCCCACGAACTCTCCGGCGGGATGAAACAGCGCGCGCTGATCGCGCTCAGCCTCGTCCTCGAGCCGGAGATGCTGGTGATGGACGAGCCGACCGCGGCCCTGGACATGCTGATGCAGCGCTCGATCATCGCAATGTTGCGGGAGCTCCAGGACGAGTTCGAATTGACGATCCTGTTCATCACCCACGACCTGCCGCTGGTGGCCGGGCTGGCAGACCGGCTCGCCGTGCTGTACGCCTTCGAGTTCGTGGAGGTCGGCTCTGCCTACAAAGTCCTCAAGAACGCGTCCCATCCCTACACCAGGGCACTGCTGCGTTCACTGCCGAGCATCGACTCGGTCGTCGAAGAGATGCAACCGATCGAGGGGGCGGCTCCCGACCCCGTGAGTATTCCATCGGGGTGTCGGTATCATCCGCGGTGTCCGATCGCCGACGAGCAATGTACCGTCGAGGACCCCGATCTGATGGACGTCGAGGACGAACAGGTAGCCGCATGCTTCTATCCGGAAGAGTCGCGAGAGACGATCACGTATTCGCTTCACTCAGGCGTCGTAGAGGAGGACATGTAA
- the thsA gene encoding thermosome subunit alpha: MAQQAGDPTLSVLSEESQRIDGKDARSMNLTAARAMGEAVRTTLGPRGMDKMLVDSTGDTVVTNDGVTILDEMEVEHPAANMVVEVAQSQEQEVGDGTTSAVILTSALLDAAEDLLENDVHPTTITAGFEQAGDHVASVLDDLAIDLDAEDTETLEAIASTAMTGKGAESEKDHLTTLVVDAIRAAVQADGTVDRDAVTIKTFAGSNLADSRLIEGVTVSKNPPHDAMPTDLAEADVLVYEGEIEVPELETATETRVSDFEEVTEYLDQEQAAIQEDVEAILETGADVLITEGGIDDPAQKLLAEADILALRRVDDEDRRRLAEATGASRISDLEAATPEDLGRAGEVGQERVRMPLWRGDARPERITSFTDVDSVAGTIVLRGGTEHVVDEVERALEDSLDVLAAAIEDGEILPGAGAVEIELALALEDAADGVSGREQLAVEAFADALDISPRTLAENAGHSPIDALVDLRARHTDGEVSAGIDAESGELIDAAAEGIVEPRRVKATAFDAAIEAARTILRIDDVVSAGDLSTSGDDDGGAPGM; this comes from the coding sequence ATGGCACAACAGGCTGGCGACCCGACGCTTTCGGTACTCTCAGAGGAGTCCCAGCGCATCGACGGCAAGGACGCGCGTTCGATGAATCTCACGGCCGCCCGGGCGATGGGCGAGGCCGTCAGGACGACGCTCGGTCCGCGAGGCATGGACAAGATGCTCGTCGACTCGACGGGCGACACTGTCGTCACGAACGACGGCGTCACCATCCTCGACGAGATGGAGGTCGAGCACCCAGCGGCCAACATGGTCGTCGAGGTGGCACAGAGCCAGGAGCAGGAGGTCGGCGACGGCACCACCTCGGCGGTGATTCTCACGAGCGCGTTGCTCGACGCGGCCGAGGACTTGCTTGAAAACGACGTGCACCCGACGACGATCACCGCCGGGTTCGAGCAAGCGGGCGACCACGTCGCGAGTGTCCTCGACGACCTGGCGATTGATCTCGACGCCGAGGACACGGAGACGCTCGAAGCGATCGCCTCGACAGCGATGACCGGCAAGGGGGCCGAATCCGAGAAGGACCATCTGACGACGCTGGTCGTCGACGCCATCCGGGCGGCGGTGCAGGCGGACGGCACGGTCGATCGCGACGCCGTCACGATCAAGACCTTCGCGGGCAGCAACCTCGCCGATTCGCGGCTGATCGAAGGGGTCACCGTCAGCAAGAACCCGCCACACGACGCGATGCCGACGGACCTCGCCGAGGCCGACGTACTGGTGTACGAGGGAGAGATCGAAGTCCCGGAACTCGAGACCGCGACCGAGACCCGCGTCTCGGACTTCGAGGAGGTGACCGAGTACCTCGATCAAGAGCAGGCGGCCATCCAGGAGGACGTCGAGGCCATCCTCGAAACCGGGGCGGACGTCCTGATCACGGAGGGCGGGATCGACGATCCGGCCCAGAAACTGCTTGCTGAGGCGGACATCCTGGCACTGCGCCGTGTCGACGACGAGGACCGACGGCGACTCGCCGAGGCGACCGGTGCGTCGCGGATTTCGGACCTCGAAGCCGCGACACCCGAGGATCTAGGACGGGCCGGGGAAGTCGGCCAGGAACGGGTTCGGATGCCGCTGTGGCGCGGTGACGCCCGACCCGAGCGGATCACGTCCTTCACCGACGTCGACAGCGTGGCCGGGACGATCGTCCTCCGGGGCGGGACCGAACACGTCGTCGACGAGGTCGAACGCGCACTCGAGGACAGCCTCGACGTGCTCGCGGCGGCCATCGAGGACGGCGAGATCCTGCCGGGGGCCGGAGCGGTCGAGATCGAACTCGCACTCGCACTCGAGGACGCGGCCGACGGGGTCAGCGGGCGCGAGCAACTCGCCGTCGAGGCCTTCGCCGACGCGCTCGACATCTCGCCGCGGACGCTCGCGGAGAACGCCGGCCACTCCCCGATCGACGCGCTCGTCGACCTCCGCGCGCGCCACACCGACGGCGAGGTGAGCGCCGGAATCGATGCCGAGAGCGGCGAACTCATCGACGCAGCCGCCGAGGGAATCGTCGAACCCCGCCGTGTGAAGGCGACGGCGTTCGACGCAGCGATCGAGGCGGCACGGACGATCCTCCGGATCGACGACGTCGTCTCCGCCGGCGATCTCTCGACGAGCGGCGACGACGACGGCGGCGCACCCGGAATGTAG
- a CDS encoding ABC transporter ATP-binding protein: MSETESDEPLLSMEDVEVHFKPGGVIEKALSEEIVRAVDGISLEVEEEDIVALVGESGCGKTTLGKAAIGLQRPTGGSIKYRGQNIWKAKDRSSDAKISKDEIQQALQIIHQDPGSALNSSRRVRATLADPLKRWRKELGPDERLETIYHFLEYVGMTPVEDYAERFPHQLSGGEQQRVVLGRALLTNPDLVLADEAVSALDVSLRVEMMDLLLELQDMFGTSFVFVSHDLANARYLTKKSDGRIAVMYLGDIVEIGDPDELIENPTHPYTKVLRWSTPPADPDVASETMHMQPPVRRIDIPDPADPPEGCKFHTRCEHAREVCKQEDPDLYDADGTDAKCFRALDNHEYWHSEELTDREELGFTSSLDEEEPADD, encoded by the coding sequence ATGAGCGAAACTGAATCAGACGAACCACTGCTCTCGATGGAGGACGTCGAGGTACACTTCAAACCCGGCGGCGTTATCGAGAAAGCGCTCTCCGAGGAGATCGTTCGGGCCGTCGACGGAATCTCCCTCGAAGTCGAGGAGGAGGACATCGTCGCACTGGTCGGCGAGAGCGGGTGTGGCAAAACCACGCTCGGGAAGGCCGCGATCGGCCTCCAGCGACCGACCGGCGGTTCGATCAAGTACCGTGGCCAGAACATCTGGAAGGCGAAGGACCGCTCGAGCGACGCCAAGATCTCGAAGGACGAGATCCAGCAGGCGTTGCAGATCATCCACCAGGACCCGGGGAGTGCGCTCAACTCTTCCCGGCGCGTTCGGGCGACCCTGGCTGACCCACTCAAGCGGTGGCGCAAGGAACTCGGCCCCGACGAGCGCCTCGAGACGATCTATCACTTCCTCGAGTACGTCGGGATGACGCCGGTCGAGGACTACGCCGAGCGGTTCCCCCACCAGCTCTCGGGCGGCGAACAACAGCGGGTCGTCCTCGGGCGGGCGCTGTTGACGAATCCCGACCTCGTGCTCGCGGACGAGGCGGTGTCGGCGCTGGACGTCTCCCTGCGCGTCGAGATGATGGACCTGCTGCTCGAACTCCAGGACATGTTCGGGACCTCGTTCGTGTTCGTCTCCCACGACCTGGCGAACGCCCGCTATCTCACGAAGAAGTCCGACGGCCGCATCGCCGTGATGTACCTCGGCGACATCGTCGAAATCGGTGATCCCGACGAGCTCATCGAGAACCCGACCCACCCCTACACGAAGGTGCTGCGGTGGTCGACGCCGCCGGCCGACCCGGACGTGGCCAGCGAGACCATGCACATGCAGCCGCCGGTCCGCCGGATCGACATCCCCGACCCCGCAGATCCGCCGGAAGGCTGTAAGTTCCACACCCGGTGTGAGCACGCTCGCGAGGTGTGTAAACAAGAGGACCCGGACCTCTACGACGCCGATGGCACCGATGCGAAGTGCTTCCGGGCGCTGGACAACCACGAGTACTGGCACAGTGAGGAACTCACGGATCGCGAGGAACTCGGCTTCACCTCAAGCCTGGACGAGGAAGAGCCGGCGGACGACTGA
- a CDS encoding glycoside hydrolase family 2 TIM barrel-domain containing protein, whose amino-acid sequence MTAFTGPTEQHRRTRRLETGWRFHHGDAEGAADPDFADDDWRPVEAPHDWSIEGPFDPESPAGSAQAFLPGGVGWYRRELPSDVEGETVYLRFDGVYRDSDVYLKGEHVGNRPNGYTSFNHDVSGVEGSETLAVRVDNTDLPNCRWYSGSGIYRHVHLIETSALHVVPWGTDVRTPAVTERRARVDVHTEVANDAEEAAVCTLSTTVYDPAGEVVAEAATEQRFAAGQQHTFEQELAVAEPALWSPETPERYHVRSVVHRQDPDGTAETTGEPVDDYVTQFGIRTVTFSADEGVLLNGESMNLKGVNLHHSAGALGAAVPERALERRLETLAAMGANAIRTAHNPPQPELLELCDRMGFLVIDEAFDKWRHEKTGKFFEEWWREDLAAMIRRDRNHPSVIAWSVGNESYDHGEAEMLDDLEMLVEAANDLDPTRPATYGSPAWGDGHEGILKNAEAVAERVDLFSGNYMEHHYDDLRERGVDVPIVGSECRPFFRGSGDDPLAFVPPNPWFDVAERDDVVGQFIWSGFDYLGEAREWPSKGWPTGLIDTCGVPKPPAAFHRSVWSDEPMVEIAAFDPARERAPARPAWSWPALAGHWTFPDREDSRGFVHVVTFTNAETVTLYQNDERLGVQHLADNPDHMIEWYVPYESGTLRAVAETDGEVVATHELQTAGDPARVELDPDREAITADGQDLVYADARIVDDDGVVVPRADHEIECSVSGAGDLAGVDNGDLASNESYTDSRRSAYHGTALAIVQADRSPGEVTITADVEGLEGDEVTIPVQAPE is encoded by the coding sequence ATGACTGCCTTCACGGGACCGACCGAGCAGCATCGACGGACCCGCCGCCTCGAAACGGGCTGGCGATTTCACCATGGGGACGCCGAGGGGGCAGCCGACCCGGACTTCGCGGACGACGACTGGCGTCCCGTCGAGGCCCCTCACGACTGGAGCATCGAGGGACCGTTCGATCCGGAGAGTCCGGCCGGCAGCGCGCAGGCGTTCCTGCCCGGTGGCGTCGGGTGGTACCGCCGCGAGTTGCCGAGCGACGTCGAAGGCGAGACCGTCTACCTTCGCTTTGACGGCGTCTATCGCGACAGCGACGTCTATCTCAAGGGCGAGCACGTCGGCAACCGGCCGAACGGATACACGAGTTTCAATCACGACGTCAGCGGGGTCGAGGGTAGCGAGACACTCGCCGTCCGGGTCGACAATACCGACCTGCCGAACTGCCGGTGGTACTCCGGGTCGGGTATCTATCGACACGTCCACCTGATCGAGACATCTGCGCTGCACGTGGTCCCGTGGGGCACAGACGTCCGCACGCCGGCCGTGACGGAGCGTCGTGCCAGGGTAGACGTCCACACCGAGGTGGCCAACGACGCCGAGGAGGCGGCCGTCTGTACGCTCTCGACGACGGTCTACGACCCGGCGGGCGAGGTCGTCGCCGAGGCCGCGACCGAGCAGCGATTCGCCGCCGGACAGCAACACACGTTCGAGCAGGAACTCGCCGTCGCGGAGCCCGCGTTGTGGTCGCCGGAGACGCCCGAACGGTATCACGTCCGAAGCGTCGTCCACCGCCAGGACCCGGACGGGACGGCGGAGACGACGGGCGAACCGGTCGACGACTACGTGACGCAGTTCGGCATCCGGACGGTCACGTTCTCGGCCGACGAGGGGGTGTTGCTCAACGGCGAGTCGATGAACCTCAAGGGAGTCAACCTCCATCACAGCGCCGGTGCGCTCGGGGCCGCCGTGCCCGAGCGCGCGCTCGAACGCCGACTCGAAACTCTGGCAGCGATGGGGGCGAACGCCATCCGGACCGCCCACAATCCGCCCCAGCCCGAGCTACTGGAACTCTGTGACCGGATGGGCTTTCTAGTCATCGACGAAGCGTTCGACAAGTGGCGTCACGAGAAGACCGGGAAATTCTTCGAGGAGTGGTGGCGCGAGGACCTCGCAGCGATGATCCGCCGGGACCGCAACCACCCGTCGGTGATCGCCTGGAGCGTCGGCAACGAAAGCTACGACCACGGCGAGGCGGAGATGCTCGACGATCTGGAAATGCTGGTCGAGGCAGCCAACGACCTCGATCCGACGCGGCCGGCGACCTACGGCAGCCCGGCCTGGGGCGACGGCCACGAGGGGATCCTCAAGAACGCCGAGGCGGTCGCCGAGCGGGTCGATCTCTTCTCGGGCAACTACATGGAACACCACTACGACGACCTCCGCGAGCGGGGCGTCGACGTGCCGATCGTCGGTTCGGAGTGCCGGCCGTTCTTCCGTGGGTCGGGCGACGATCCGCTGGCGTTCGTCCCGCCGAACCCGTGGTTCGACGTCGCCGAGCGCGACGACGTTGTGGGGCAGTTCATCTGGAGCGGCTTCGACTATCTCGGAGAGGCGCGCGAGTGGCCGAGCAAGGGCTGGCCGACCGGCTTGATCGACACCTGCGGCGTGCCCAAGCCCCCGGCCGCCTTCCATCGGAGCGTCTGGAGCGACGAACCGATGGTCGAGATCGCGGCGTTCGATCCTGCTCGCGAGCGCGCGCCGGCCCGACCGGCGTGGTCCTGGCCGGCGCTCGCCGGTCACTGGACGTTCCCCGACCGCGAGGACTCCCGCGGGTTCGTCCACGTCGTGACGTTCACCAACGCCGAGACGGTGACGCTCTATCAGAACGACGAGCGCCTCGGCGTCCAGCACCTCGCGGACAACCCCGACCACATGATCGAGTGGTACGTCCCCTACGAGTCGGGGACGTTGCGGGCCGTGGCGGAGACCGACGGCGAGGTCGTCGCGACTCACGAACTCCAGACGGCGGGCGATCCGGCCCGGGTCGAACTCGATCCCGACCGCGAGGCCATCACGGCCGACGGGCAGGATCTGGTGTACGCCGACGCGCGGATCGTCGACGACGACGGCGTCGTCGTGCCGCGGGCCGACCACGAGATCGAATGCTCCGTCAGCGGCGCTGGCGACCTCGCCGGCGTCGACAACGGCGACCTGGCGAGCAACGAGTCCTACACCGACTCCCGGCGGTCGGCCTACCACGGAACGGCGCTGGCGATCGTCCAGGCTGATCGTTCGCCCGGCGAGGTGACGATCACGGCCGACGTCGAGGGCCTCGAGGGCGACGAGGTGACGATCCCGGTTCAGGCCCCGGAGTGA
- a CDS encoding ABC transporter permease, with protein MGYYINRIAQAVITMIAGMFVTYALYRFMPGSPLDAIIADLIQQELGGGSGGVNPQEIARQAEQLTGINPDEGIIEGFIGYSTDIVLYQNFGQSIFYNRGVFDILFRAMPWSIFISVYGLLLGYTATIVIGAIMAWYEGTRIDSGLVAYVLTMNSIPYYVIAVVMLVFLGYEWELLPTGGRYPSNATPGFNLEFMIGMVRHGAMPILSSFVVGFASGSLNMRGNAVRIMGSDFIRSAEIRGIGVNRILTRYLTRNAILPIYTGMMIGIARLFSSSVITEQIFQYIGLGYYTFEALIQRDYPLLMGSFLFFTFITILGILFADLTYGLIDPRAGTGSTRESF; from the coding sequence ATGGGTTACTACATCAACCGTATCGCACAGGCGGTTATTACAATGATCGCCGGGATGTTCGTTACGTACGCGTTGTACCGGTTCATGCCCGGAAGTCCGCTGGACGCCATCATCGCGGACCTGATCCAACAAGAGTTGGGCGGTGGATCGGGGGGAGTCAACCCACAGGAGATCGCCCGGCAGGCAGAACAGTTGACCGGGATCAATCCTGATGAGGGGATCATCGAGGGGTTCATCGGGTATAGCACTGACATCGTCCTCTATCAGAACTTCGGGCAGTCCATCTTCTATAACAGGGGGGTCTTCGACATCCTCTTCCGGGCGATGCCGTGGTCGATTTTCATCAGCGTCTACGGTCTCCTGCTCGGGTACACGGCGACGATCGTCATCGGCGCCATCATGGCGTGGTACGAGGGGACCAGGATCGACTCGGGGCTGGTCGCGTACGTCCTGACGATGAACTCCATTCCGTACTATGTCATCGCGGTCGTGATGCTCGTGTTCCTGGGCTACGAGTGGGAACTGCTTCCGACCGGTGGCCGGTACCCATCGAACGCGACGCCGGGCTTCAACCTCGAATTCATGATTGGAATGGTGCGACACGGGGCGATGCCAATCCTCTCTAGCTTCGTCGTCGGGTTCGCGTCCGGATCGCTCAACATGCGGGGGAACGCGGTCCGGATCATGGGGTCAGACTTCATCCGGTCGGCGGAGATCCGGGGGATCGGCGTCAACCGAATACTGACGCGGTATCTCACGCGGAACGCGATCCTGCCGATCTACACCGGCATGATGATCGGGATCGCACGGCTGTTCAGTTCGAGCGTCATCACCGAACAGATCTTCCAGTACATCGGGCTCGGGTACTACACGTTCGAGGCCCTGATCCAACGGGACTACCCGCTGTTGATGGGATCGTTCCTGTTTTTCACGTTCATCACCATCCTCGGGATCCTGTTCGCCGACCTGACGTACGGGCTGATCGACCCGCGTGCCGGAACCGGTTCAACACGGGAGAGCTTCTAA
- a CDS encoding ABC transporter permease, translated as MTDNDSELRTDGGTAEEMIFGTGEDMEAARMSTRERLTRFADRYILAPLRIGWSDWRTRVGGLGLLFYIFLATAGVVLVDQPELNEGPRYQGAFVDWSVPFGTNNLGESIFELIVHATPAMLKMAAGGALMTVGAGVLVGFVGGYKGGLVDRVMMTITDIQAVLPGLPLIIVLAGIFSPREPFIVGVVLAIDTWPGLARALRSQVLTLREEDYIEAGRALGLSSATLIRQDLIPKLAPYILVNMAGAATQVLKASVALYFLGVLPYSTLNWGVMMNNAYETGNAVSQIGHAGHWLFFPAAFLSGMTFVLVLFAQGLDKVFNPRLRARHAQTTPDEESEPQSSGEVM; from the coding sequence ATGACTGATAACGACTCTGAACTGCGGACGGACGGTGGCACGGCCGAGGAGATGATCTTCGGAACCGGCGAGGATATGGAGGCGGCAAGGATGTCGACGCGTGAGCGGCTCACGCGGTTCGCCGACCGGTACATCCTCGCGCCGCTCCGGATCGGATGGAGCGACTGGCGGACCCGGGTCGGTGGCCTCGGATTGCTGTTTTACATCTTCCTGGCGACGGCGGGCGTCGTGCTGGTCGACCAGCCGGAACTCAACGAGGGGCCGCGATACCAGGGTGCGTTCGTCGACTGGAGTGTGCCCTTCGGGACCAACAATCTCGGAGAGTCGATCTTCGAACTGATCGTCCATGCCACCCCGGCGATGCTCAAGATGGCCGCAGGGGGCGCACTTATGACGGTCGGCGCGGGCGTCCTCGTCGGCTTCGTCGGCGGATACAAGGGCGGTCTCGTCGATCGGGTCATGATGACGATCACGGACATTCAGGCGGTCCTGCCGGGCCTCCCGCTGATCATCGTGCTCGCGGGGATCTTCTCGCCCAGGGAACCGTTCATCGTGGGTGTCGTCCTCGCGATCGACACGTGGCCGGGGCTGGCACGGGCACTACGGTCACAGGTATTGACGCTCCGGGAGGAGGACTACATCGAGGCAGGGCGAGCACTGGGGCTGTCTTCGGCGACACTGATCAGACAGGATCTGATCCCGAAGCTCGCGCCGTACATCCTCGTCAACATGGCCGGCGCGGCCACACAGGTGCTGAAAGCCTCTGTTGCGCTTTACTTCCTGGGCGTCCTGCCGTATTCGACGCTCAACTGGGGCGTGATGATGAACAACGCATACGAGACTGGCAACGCGGTCTCACAGATCGGCCACGCCGGGCACTGGCTGTTCTTCCCCGCAGCGTTCCTCTCGGGGATGACGTTCGTGCTCGTGTTGTTCGCCCAGGGGCTCGACAAGGTGTTCAACCCGCGGCTGCGTGCCCGGCACGCACAGACGACACCTGACGAGGAAAGCGAGCCCCAGTCGAGCGGTGAGGTGATGTAA